In Flavobacterium gelatinilyticum, a genomic segment contains:
- a CDS encoding hybrid sensor histidine kinase/response regulator: MVLIVDDIKANIIALKKTLELHNIDVDTAESGEEALKKILKTTYCLIIMDVQMPGLDGFEVVKILSGNKRTKDIPVIFLSALNIEKKYIFKGYETGAVEYITKPVDTDLLMLKVKTFIKIYEQQNELKGIKDLLSKEIKIRKEAQDNLEIKIAERTKELVLKNEELEMKNHELQQFAWVVSHDLNEPIRKIQIFIKIIKDLYLKTDEKGVDYVNRTIKSAERMQTLITDLLAYSRLSAQVKPEVTDLNVVLQEVLSDFDYLIERKNATVKTTELPVIDSIPSQLRQVFQNLIGNALKFSGANEPPVIEITSELIADKSFDSPTSPEGKYCRIIVKDNGIGFDEIYLDRIFVIFQSLNDRQTYEGTGIGLAIAKKIIEKHNGLITAKSEVGRGASFIIVLPLKYE, encoded by the coding sequence ATGGTATTAATTGTAGATGATATAAAGGCCAATATTATTGCCTTGAAAAAAACATTAGAATTGCATAATATCGATGTAGATACTGCTGAGTCTGGTGAAGAAGCCCTGAAAAAAATATTAAAGACAACTTATTGTCTTATTATAATGGATGTTCAAATGCCGGGACTTGACGGCTTTGAGGTTGTTAAAATACTTTCGGGTAATAAAAGGACAAAAGATATTCCGGTTATTTTCCTTTCGGCTTTAAATATCGAAAAGAAATACATCTTTAAAGGTTACGAAACCGGAGCCGTGGAGTACATCACCAAACCTGTAGATACGGATCTGCTGATGCTGAAAGTAAAAACCTTCATCAAAATTTACGAACAGCAGAATGAGTTAAAGGGAATAAAAGATCTTCTTTCTAAAGAAATCAAAATTAGAAAAGAAGCACAGGACAATCTCGAAATCAAAATCGCCGAAAGAACCAAAGAACTGGTTTTAAAAAATGAAGAACTCGAAATGAAGAATCACGAACTCCAACAGTTTGCCTGGGTAGTTTCGCACGATTTAAATGAACCCATACGAAAAATTCAGATTTTTATTAAAATCATCAAAGATCTCTATTTAAAAACCGACGAAAAAGGCGTTGATTATGTCAACCGAACCATAAAATCGGCAGAGAGGATGCAGACTTTAATTACAGACCTTCTGGCATATTCACGATTATCGGCACAGGTAAAACCCGAAGTGACGGATTTGAATGTGGTGCTGCAGGAAGTACTTTCTGACTTTGATTATTTAATTGAAAGAAAAAATGCCACGGTTAAAACAACAGAACTTCCGGTGATAGACAGTATTCCGAGTCAGCTGAGGCAGGTTTTTCAGAATCTGATTGGGAATGCGCTGAAATTCTCCGGAGCAAACGAACCGCCTGTAATCGAAATTACGTCTGAATTAATTGCCGATAAGTCGTTTGACAGTCCGACTTCACCGGAAGGGAAATACTGCCGCATTATTGTAAAAGATAACGGAATAGGTTTTGACGAAATTTACCTTGACCGTATTTTTGTTATTTTCCAAAGCTTAAATGATCGTCAGACTTATGAAGGAACCGGAATTGGACTGGCAATCGCCAAAAAGATCATAGAAAAACATAACGGATTAATAACTGCTAAAAGCGAAGTAGGCAGGGGCGCAAGCTTTATTATTGTTCTTCCTTTAAAATACGAATAA
- a CDS encoding SDR family oxidoreductase has translation MKKPKTFPEQKQELPGDEHKMNPEPEIIRENYTGSGKLFNKTAFITGGDSGIGRSVAVHFAREGANIAIVYLKEDKDARDTKALIEKEGQQCLLISGDLKDEKFCKDAVKKCVTAFKTIDILVNNAAVQFPQGEFEKITSAQLHKTFETNIYPYFYITKAVLPYLEEGNTIINTSSVTAYRGSEHLADYASTKGAIVSFTRSLSSMLAKRKIRVNGVAPGPVWTPLIVASFDKVSDFGKDNPMGRAGQPSEIAPAYVFLACEDSSYITGQFIHINGGELVGG, from the coding sequence ATGAAAAAACCTAAAACATTTCCGGAACAAAAACAGGAACTTCCGGGTGACGAACATAAAATGAATCCGGAACCGGAAATCATCAGAGAAAATTACACAGGAAGCGGTAAACTTTTTAATAAAACAGCTTTTATAACCGGCGGCGACAGCGGTATCGGCCGAAGCGTAGCAGTGCATTTTGCCCGTGAAGGAGCCAATATTGCCATTGTTTATCTTAAAGAAGACAAAGATGCGCGCGATACAAAAGCTTTAATTGAAAAAGAAGGACAGCAATGCTTACTGATAAGCGGTGACCTTAAAGACGAAAAATTCTGCAAAGACGCTGTAAAAAAATGTGTGACTGCTTTTAAGACTATAGACATTCTGGTAAACAATGCAGCAGTGCAGTTTCCGCAGGGCGAATTTGAAAAGATTACTTCTGCACAGCTTCATAAAACTTTTGAAACCAATATTTATCCGTATTTCTATATCACAAAGGCCGTTCTTCCTTATTTAGAAGAAGGTAATACGATAATCAATACCAGTTCTGTTACCGCTTACCGGGGCAGTGAACATCTTGCTGATTATGCGAGTACCAAAGGAGCGATTGTGAGTTTTACAAGATCTTTGTCGTCTATGCTTGCCAAAAGAAAAATCCGCGTAAACGGTGTTGCTCCCGGTCCTGTCTGGACACCGCTGATTGTGGCAAGTTTTGATAAAGTTTCAGATTTTGGGAAAGATAATCCAATGGGAAGAGCCGGACAGCCGTCTGAAATTGCACCTGCTTATGTATTTCTGGCCTGTGAGGACAGCAGTTACATTACCGGGCAGTTTATACATATTAACGGCGGCGAATTAGTTGGCGGATAA
- a CDS encoding SemiSWEET family sugar transporter, with the protein MDFIDIIGLFAGTCVTISTIPQIFKVWKTKKVKDISLKTFSILTFGILVWVIYGILKNDLPIIITNSVSLCLNMLMVYFIIYYEKEN; encoded by the coding sequence ATGGATTTTATTGATATTATAGGGCTTTTTGCGGGGACTTGCGTTACGATATCGACAATTCCGCAGATATTTAAGGTTTGGAAAACTAAGAAAGTGAAGGATATTTCGCTTAAAACTTTTAGTATCCTGACTTTCGGAATTCTGGTCTGGGTAATCTACGGAATCCTGAAAAACGATCTCCCGATTATTATAACAAACAGTGTTTCGCTCTGCCTGAATATGCTTATGGTGTATTTTATTATTTATTATGAGAAGGAAAACTAA
- a CDS encoding PAS domain-containing protein, producing the protein MHNTTYDFLAKGGEMGELTRAKDWSTTPVGAVETWSHSLRTTLGILLNSKFPMFLFWGPEHTCFYNDAYRPSLGKEGKHPEILGKNGSQCWPEIWDFIGPLIDQVLQNGEPAWYEDQLVPIYRNGKIEDVYWTFSYSPVINDDGKIAGVLVVCTETTEKVKIRKRLEENSERYRNNILQTPNAMCIFRGENFVVEIANQLMLEVWERTEEEVLNKPIFEAVPEAAGRGLEDILLKVYQTGERFTANELPVKLNRNGKVTDTFINVVYEAFKEADGTISGIVAAANDVTLQVIARNAIEESEKRFKNIIKQVPLGIVILKGKDLVVELANETYYQIVDNTEEETVNRPLFDSVPETKDIVYPLISQVYNDGTPYFSNELLITLNRYGTKEDCYFNLVFHPLREENNKITGVIVVGYEVTGSVKAKHFLTESEKAFRNLVMQSPIAMTIFKGKDYIIELANTAMLNEIWQKTKSETIGKPALEVFPELLNQKYPELLGQVLNEGKIVRENESLAYIDIRGRLEKYYLDYQYTPLFEPNGEISGIMITVNDVTNKVLGRKKVEEAEERARLASEVAEIVTWDLNIPTQELIYSENLPALFGFEKGEQISRPLIFERIYKDDLAVIDKAYQKALRTNIYKYEARVIKPNLSISWIRVHGKIFFDELKNPIKMLGTVIDITEEKKSRDVLKKSEQRFRLLADSMPQFVWTSDAMGNLNYFNQSLYDFSGLSKTEISKNGWLQIIHPEDREENINRWMESIKTGNEFMFEHRFHHHNGQYRWHFSRAIPQRDTEGNIHMWVGTSSDIQDQKDFTSQLEKQVHDRTEELELKNRDLINMNIELQSFAYISSHDLQEPLRKIQTFASRLAELDDKNISAKAKSYLERIEFSAKRMQTLIQDLLTYSRTNSAERIFVKTNLDEIVEEVIMDFSERIEEKSAVIDHHPLGEGTVMPFQFRQLLHNLIGNALKFSRKGVPPHVEIKARRVVGHKLNFKVDYPDKIYFCLRIADNGIGFDDEYKERIFEVFQRLNTESEFAGTGIGLAIVKKIVENHKGLIKAHSEKGQGATFKIFLPEL; encoded by the coding sequence ATGCACAATACTACTTATGATTTCTTAGCTAAGGGAGGCGAAATGGGCGAACTTACGCGTGCCAAAGACTGGAGCACGACTCCTGTTGGTGCTGTCGAAACGTGGTCGCACAGCCTGCGTACAACACTGGGAATTCTTTTAAATTCAAAGTTCCCGATGTTTTTATTCTGGGGACCTGAACATACTTGTTTTTATAATGATGCTTACCGTCCAAGTCTGGGCAAAGAAGGTAAACACCCCGAAATATTAGGAAAAAACGGTTCTCAGTGCTGGCCTGAAATCTGGGATTTCATTGGTCCGCTGATCGATCAGGTACTCCAGAATGGCGAACCTGCCTGGTATGAAGACCAGCTCGTGCCTATTTACAGAAACGGAAAAATTGAGGATGTATACTGGACTTTCAGTTACAGTCCCGTGATAAATGATGATGGAAAAATTGCCGGGGTTCTGGTAGTCTGTACCGAAACTACCGAAAAAGTAAAAATTAGAAAAAGACTCGAGGAAAACAGTGAACGCTACCGCAATAATATTCTGCAGACACCAAATGCAATGTGTATTTTTAGAGGCGAAAATTTTGTAGTCGAAATTGCCAATCAGCTAATGCTGGAAGTTTGGGAACGCACAGAGGAAGAAGTTCTAAACAAACCCATTTTTGAAGCAGTACCCGAAGCTGCCGGACGCGGACTCGAGGATATTCTGTTAAAAGTATATCAAACCGGCGAACGCTTTACTGCCAATGAACTTCCGGTAAAACTTAACCGAAACGGAAAAGTGACTGATACTTTTATTAATGTCGTTTACGAGGCTTTTAAAGAAGCAGACGGTACTATTTCGGGAATTGTCGCTGCTGCAAATGATGTAACGCTGCAGGTAATAGCCCGAAATGCTATTGAGGAAAGTGAAAAACGTTTTAAAAACATTATAAAACAAGTACCGCTTGGTATTGTTATCCTGAAAGGGAAAGATCTTGTCGTCGAACTGGCAAACGAAACGTATTATCAAATTGTCGATAATACCGAAGAAGAGACTGTTAACAGACCTTTATTTGATTCGGTTCCGGAGACGAAAGACATTGTATATCCACTTATTTCGCAGGTATACAATGATGGAACCCCTTATTTTTCGAATGAATTGTTAATTACTTTAAACCGCTACGGTACAAAGGAAGACTGTTATTTTAATCTCGTTTTTCATCCCTTAAGAGAAGAAAATAATAAAATTACAGGTGTCATTGTTGTAGGATATGAAGTAACCGGCTCTGTTAAGGCCAAGCATTTCCTGACCGAAAGTGAAAAAGCTTTTAGGAATTTAGTGATGCAGTCGCCTATTGCCATGACTATTTTTAAGGGAAAAGATTATATCATCGAACTGGCCAATACTGCTATGCTGAATGAAATTTGGCAGAAAACAAAAAGCGAAACAATTGGCAAACCCGCATTAGAGGTGTTTCCGGAGCTTTTAAATCAAAAATATCCTGAATTACTAGGTCAAGTACTAAACGAAGGGAAAATCGTGCGGGAAAACGAGTCTTTGGCTTATATTGACATTCGGGGCAGACTTGAGAAGTATTATCTGGATTACCAGTACACGCCGCTTTTTGAACCAAACGGCGAAATTTCGGGTATTATGATCACCGTAAACGATGTGACTAATAAAGTTCTGGGCAGAAAAAAAGTCGAAGAAGCCGAAGAAAGAGCCAGGTTAGCCTCTGAAGTAGCCGAAATTGTAACCTGGGATTTAAACATTCCGACTCAGGAATTAATTTATTCTGAAAACCTGCCTGCTTTGTTTGGTTTTGAAAAAGGGGAACAAATATCGCGTCCGCTGATTTTTGAGCGAATTTATAAAGATGACCTGGCCGTGATCGATAAAGCTTACCAAAAAGCGCTTAGAACCAATATTTACAAATACGAAGCCCGTGTAATTAAACCAAACCTGAGCATATCATGGATAAGGGTTCATGGTAAAATATTTTTTGACGAACTAAAAAATCCAATCAAAATGCTGGGTACTGTAATCGACATTACAGAAGAAAAAAAGAGCCGCGATGTTTTAAAGAAAAGCGAGCAAAGATTCAGACTCCTTGCCGACTCGATGCCACAGTTTGTATGGACAAGCGATGCAATGGGAAATTTGAATTACTTCAATCAGTCGCTGTATGATTTCTCCGGTTTATCGAAAACAGAAATCAGCAAAAACGGCTGGCTTCAAATCATACATCCCGAAGATCGTGAAGAAAATATTAACCGCTGGATGGAATCAATAAAAACCGGAAACGAGTTTATGTTTGAACACCGATTTCATCATCATAACGGTCAATACCGCTGGCATTTCAGCCGTGCAATACCGCAGCGGGATACCGAAGGAAACATTCATATGTGGGTAGGCACCAGCTCTGATATTCAAGACCAAAAGGATTTTACAAGTCAGCTTGAAAAACAGGTTCATGACCGCACCGAAGAACTGGAATTAAAGAACCGAGACCTCATCAATATGAACATCGAACTGCAGTCGTTTGCCTATATTTCGAGCCATGATCTTCAGGAACCGCTTCGAAAAATACAAACCTTTGCAAGCCGTCTGGCGGAGCTGGACGATAAAAATATTTCGGCGAAAGCCAAAAGCTATCTGGAACGTATTGAGTTTTCGGCCAAAAGGATGCAGACGCTTATACAGGACCTCCTTACCTATTCGAGAACGAATTCTGCCGAACGCATTTTTGTTAAAACGAATCTGGATGAGATTGTCGAAGAGGTTATTATGGATTTCTCTGAACGAATTGAAGAAAAAAGCGCTGTAATCGATCATCATCCATTAGGCGAAGGAACGGTTATGCCTTTTCAGTTCAGGCAGTTGCTGCACAATTTAATTGGAAATGCCTTAAAATTTTCTCGTAAAGGGGTTCCGCCTCATGTCGAAATTAAAGCACGAAGGGTTGTGGGGCATAAACTGAACTTTAAAGTCGATTATCCGGATAAAATTTATTTTTGTTTACGAATAGCCGACAACGGAATTGGATTTGATGATGAGTACAAAGAACGCATTTTCGAAGTTTTCCAGCGATTAAACACTGAAAGCGAATTCGCGGGAACCGGAATTGGTCTTGCTATCGTTAAAAAGATTGTCGAAAACCACAAGGGGCTTATAAAAGCGCACAGCGAAAAAGGCCAGGGTGCAACATTCAAGATTTTCTTACCTGAGTTATAA
- a CDS encoding response regulator, whose amino-acid sequence MRDLTIFYTDDDEDDLSIFTDAVESLSKEINLQTYSGGDKLLNAVNHPPPKPSVIFLDLNMPGKNGFDVLGELKGSKENRDIPVVIFSTSSEPGIIAKCLDLGANYFITKPVQMKDIIKSIEHSLNINWKEFVPDSKTFVHKP is encoded by the coding sequence ATGAGAGATTTAACCATATTCTACACAGATGATGATGAAGACGATTTAAGCATTTTTACAGATGCTGTCGAGTCATTATCAAAAGAGATTAATTTGCAGACGTATTCGGGCGGGGATAAGCTTTTAAATGCTGTAAATCATCCTCCTCCAAAACCGTCGGTCATATTTTTAGACCTAAATATGCCCGGAAAAAATGGTTTTGATGTTCTTGGCGAACTCAAAGGATCAAAAGAAAACAGAGACATTCCTGTTGTAATTTTTTCAACATCCAGCGAACCCGGTATAATTGCTAAATGCCTTGATTTGGGCGCGAATTATTTTATTACAAAACCCGTTCAGATGAAAGATATTATCAAATCCATCGAACATTCATTAAATATCAACTGGAAAGAGTTTGTGCCTGACAGTAAGACCTTTGTACACAAACCATAG
- a CDS encoding pyridoxamine 5'-phosphate oxidase family protein translates to MGDHKDLTEELAISKIKELTEKIKICMFCTYNSDRLQSRPMSIQKVDDHGQLWFLSDRNSGQNAEITLNPQVELFFSEPNDKFLTLHGTASISYDRDTIEKLYDPIVKVWMPGGIDDPNLSVIKVVPEDGYYWNNKHGKMVAIAKMTAAFVTGHTMDDGIEGNLKL, encoded by the coding sequence ATGGGAGATCATAAAGACCTTACAGAAGAATTAGCGATCAGTAAGATAAAAGAACTGACCGAAAAAATTAAAATATGCATGTTTTGTACTTACAACAGCGATAGACTGCAGTCGAGACCAATGTCGATTCAGAAAGTAGACGACCACGGACAGCTGTGGTTTTTATCTGACCGAAACAGTGGTCAGAATGCCGAAATTACTCTAAATCCCCAGGTTGAACTTTTCTTTTCTGAACCAAATGATAAGTTTTTGACTCTGCACGGAACTGCATCTATCTCGTACGACAGAGATACAATCGAAAAACTATACGATCCAATTGTAAAAGTATGGATGCCGGGAGGTATCGACGATCCTAACTTAAGTGTTATTAAAGTCGTTCCTGAAGATGGTTATTACTGGAACAACAAACACGGTAAAATGGTGGCGATCGCAAAAATGACAGCCGCTTTTGTTACAGGACACACAATGGATGATGGTATTGAAGGTAATCTAAAATTGTAA
- a CDS encoding DUF72 domain-containing protein, translating into MKNEILIGCSSYNNRYWKGIFYPDNMTGKDMFQFYYQYFRTYEFNGSFYKFPTVRIFENWYKKAPDNFIFSVKAPKEITHIKQFIDCEKLISDFYKICETGLKEKLGCILFQFPPSYNFTTERLQNIIKNLDLGFTNVIEFRHASWWNEEVWKAFRDNRITFCSVSHPKLPSVIFTDFPLIYIRLHGVPEMFYSSYSSKELLDIKNVIDYKSVFIYFNNTASEAGILNALEMKRLFV; encoded by the coding sequence ATGAAAAATGAAATTTTAATAGGATGCTCAAGTTACAATAATCGTTATTGGAAGGGAATTTTCTACCCTGACAACATGACAGGTAAGGATATGTTTCAGTTTTATTACCAGTACTTTAGAACGTATGAGTTCAATGGAAGCTTTTATAAGTTTCCGACGGTTAGAATTTTCGAAAACTGGTATAAAAAAGCACCCGATAATTTTATTTTTTCGGTAAAAGCGCCCAAAGAAATCACCCATATCAAACAATTTATCGACTGCGAAAAACTGATTTCAGACTTCTATAAAATCTGCGAAACGGGTTTAAAAGAAAAACTCGGCTGTATCCTTTTTCAGTTTCCGCCAAGCTATAATTTTACCACAGAAAGACTGCAGAACATTATTAAAAACCTGGATTTGGGTTTTACGAACGTAATCGAATTCCGCCACGCCAGCTGGTGGAACGAAGAGGTCTGGAAAGCCTTCCGGGACAATCGTATTACCTTCTGCAGCGTTAGTCATCCCAAATTACCATCCGTCATTTTCACTGATTTTCCGCTTATTTATATCCGTTTACACGGTGTTCCGGAGATGTTTTATTCGAGTTATTCATCTAAAGAATTACTTGATATAAAGAATGTAATTGATTATAAATCAGTATTTATTTATTTTAATAATACAGCCAGCGAAGCAGGAATATTGAATGCTTTGGAGATGAAGAGACTTTTTGTGTAA
- a CDS encoding DNA-formamidopyrimidine glycosylase family protein — protein sequence MPEGPSILILKEEAQQFTGKKIIEVSGNSSIDLDRLQNKTILAFKTWGKHFLICFEDFSLKIHLLMFGTYKINDKKENAPKLHLGFSDGEINFYTCSVKILEGPIDQYYDWSEDVLNENWNPKKAKISLEKIPNEMICDAVLDQNIFSGVGNIIKNEVLYRCYIHPESLAGKIPPEKLDEIIAECSIYSFEFLYWKKKNELKKHWLAHTQKECKRCNLPLIKKHTGKKKRRSFFCTNCQQLHV from the coding sequence ATGCCCGAAGGTCCGTCTATATTGATTTTAAAAGAAGAAGCGCAGCAATTTACAGGCAAAAAGATAATTGAGGTTTCGGGAAACAGTTCTATAGACCTCGACAGACTGCAAAATAAGACCATTTTAGCCTTCAAAACCTGGGGAAAGCACTTTTTGATCTGTTTTGAAGATTTTAGCCTTAAAATCCATTTATTGATGTTTGGAACTTATAAAATCAATGACAAAAAAGAAAATGCACCAAAGTTGCATTTAGGATTTTCAGATGGCGAAATCAACTTCTATACCTGTTCAGTCAAGATTCTCGAAGGCCCGATAGATCAATATTACGATTGGAGCGAAGATGTTTTAAACGAAAACTGGAATCCGAAAAAAGCAAAGATAAGCCTCGAAAAAATTCCCAATGAGATGATCTGCGATGCTGTTCTTGATCAAAATATATTTTCCGGGGTAGGGAATATCATCAAAAATGAAGTTTTGTACCGATGTTATATTCACCCCGAATCTTTGGCCGGGAAAATTCCGCCCGAAAAACTAGACGAAATAATAGCCGAATGTTCTATTTACAGTTTTGAATTTTTGTATTGGAAGAAGAAAAATGAACTCAAAAAACATTGGCTTGCCCATACCCAAAAAGAGTGCAAAAGATGCAATTTACCCTTAATTAAAAAACACACAGGGAAGAAAAAACGACGCAGTTTTTTCTGTACCAACTGCCAGCAGCTTCATGTATGA
- a CDS encoding ferritin-like domain-containing protein, with amino-acid sequence MKTTATKKETAPKQTVKRGVTKPKSNAAAGLTELFEESLKDIYWAEKALTKALPSMAKNATSEELIDAINNHLTETEEHVTRLEKVFELIGKKATAKKCDAMEGLIEEGKGILEETEIGVVRDAGIIAASQKIEHYEIATYGTLRQFAETLGLEEAATLLEQTLDEEKGADKLLTEVAVNAVNIEAAEAE; translated from the coding sequence ATGAAAACTACTGCAACAAAAAAAGAGACCGCACCAAAACAAACGGTTAAAAGAGGAGTAACAAAACCAAAATCGAATGCCGCTGCAGGTCTGACCGAATTGTTTGAAGAAAGCCTGAAAGATATTTACTGGGCCGAAAAAGCGCTGACCAAAGCATTGCCTTCAATGGCTAAAAATGCAACATCTGAGGAACTGATTGACGCAATCAACAATCATTTAACCGAAACCGAAGAACACGTAACCCGTTTAGAGAAAGTTTTTGAACTAATTGGGAAAAAAGCAACAGCCAAAAAATGCGATGCCATGGAAGGTTTAATCGAAGAAGGAAAAGGAATTCTGGAAGAAACCGAAATTGGAGTAGTGCGTGATGCCGGAATTATTGCGGCAAGCCAAAAAATCGAGCATTACGAAATTGCAACATACGGAACGCTGCGCCAGTTTGCCGAAACTCTTGGACTTGAAGAAGCGGCAACATTGCTGGAACAAACGCTTGACGAAGAAAAAGGAGCCGATAAATTATTGACCGAAGTAGCTGTAAATGCTGTAAATATTGAAGCAGCCGAAGCTGAGTAA
- a CDS encoding helix-turn-helix domain-containing protein: MSVSTKPNHIGRKISRIRELRDMKQEALAQALGTNQQAVSIIENSENVDEEKLAQIAKALGVSVEAIKNFSDESMINYFNTFTDNVVTTGSIFANNCTFNPLDKLVESYEENKKLYERLLEAEKEKISYLEKLLNSK; the protein is encoded by the coding sequence ATGAGTGTATCAACAAAACCAAACCATATAGGGCGCAAAATAAGCCGTATTCGTGAACTTCGTGATATGAAGCAGGAAGCTCTTGCGCAGGCTTTAGGAACCAATCAGCAAGCTGTATCTATAATTGAAAACAGCGAAAATGTAGATGAAGAAAAGCTTGCTCAAATAGCAAAAGCACTTGGTGTAAGTGTTGAAGCAATTAAAAATTTTTCAGACGAAAGTATGATTAACTATTTCAATACTTTTACAGATAATGTGGTTACAACCGGAAGTATTTTTGCAAATAATTGTACATTCAATCCTTTGGATAAATTGGTTGAATCTTATGAAGAAAATAAAAAGCTTTACGAACGTTTGCTTGAAGCCGAAAAAGAGAAAATATCGTATTTGGAGAAATTATTAAATTCGAAATAA
- a CDS encoding DUF5661 family protein — protein sequence MRTKSGAYQNVFIKREDQMVSLKNDVTDFCEKYIKPVHPENWDWSVRDFEDPANDPTIAEATAIANVVYKDLLESKDTDVDLSTMNNVHAIQAYLNPDSRHRAFNMEEFAFALKVELEHGKVKDVNVTNNHPFLTAMIALAHMTESLTYYKRLKVMEAEGEIFEIVRKIESADTGNEEWYKELGKAEIELQRARAGLAERLIKMDDIPALKIIGD from the coding sequence ATGAGAACAAAAAGCGGTGCTTATCAGAATGTTTTTATCAAAAGAGAAGACCAAATGGTGAGCTTAAAAAACGATGTAACAGATTTTTGCGAAAAGTACATTAAACCTGTGCATCCCGAAAACTGGGACTGGTCTGTCAGAGATTTTGAAGATCCTGCAAACGACCCTACAATTGCAGAGGCAACCGCCATAGCCAATGTAGTTTACAAAGATTTACTCGAAAGCAAAGATACAGATGTAGATCTTTCGACAATGAACAATGTTCATGCCATACAAGCCTATTTAAATCCAGACAGCAGGCACAGGGCTTTTAATATGGAAGAGTTTGCTTTTGCCTTAAAAGTAGAACTCGAACACGGAAAAGTAAAAGATGTCAATGTAACCAACAACCATCCGTTTTTAACGGCTATGATCGCTCTGGCGCACATGACCGAAAGCCTGACGTATTACAAGCGTTTGAAAGTGATGGAAGCAGAGGGAGAAATTTTTGAAATCGTGCGGAAAATAGAAAGTGCCGACACTGGAAACGAAGAATGGTACAAAGAATTAGGAAAAGCCGAAATAGAACTTCAAAGGGCGAGGGCAGGGCTTGCGGAGCGTCTTATAAAAATGGACGATATTCCGGCACTCAAAATCATTGGAGATTAA
- a CDS encoding DUF1328 family protein → MLRWTVIFIILAIIAGIFGFGGIAAGAASIAKILFFIFLVLFIISLISGRRSV, encoded by the coding sequence ATGTTACGTTGGACAGTCATATTTATTATTCTGGCAATCATTGCAGGAATATTTGGTTTTGGCGGTATTGCTGCCGGAGCCGCTAGTATAGCAAAAATTTTATTCTTTATATTCTTAGTGTTATTTATTATTTCGCTTATCAGCGGAAGAAGAAGTGTTTAA